One Pantoea eucalypti genomic region harbors:
- the mutL gene encoding DNA mismatch repair endonuclease MutL has product MPIQILPPQLANQIAAGEVVERPASVVKELVENSLDAGATRIEVDIEKGGAKLIRIRDNGCGIVKAELSMALARHATSKIASLDDLEAIMSLGFRGEALASISSVSRLTLTSRTADQTEAWQAYAEGRDMTVTVKPAAHPCGTTLEVLDLFYNTPARRKFMRTEKTEFGHIDEVIRRIALARFDVAISLSHNGKMMRQYRAVSEESQRERRLAAICGTTFMQHALRIDWQHDDLSLRGWVADPAGSRQVTDLQYCYVNGRMMRDKLINHAIRQAFQTQLQDDQQPAYVLYLEIDPHQVDVNVHPAKHEVRFHQSRLVHDFIYQGVVSALQAMAAPTLPALQAEEPAPRWQPENRQAAGGNHFAQPAASASETKPSSARETPPAWQNKENVYRQREGAVYQQLLKTPSGPPSSGTTPPLSAREPAPRPAAKPSPLAPHAQSFGRVLTILHNHFALLEQDQTLMLMSLPVAARWLKLAQLEPGEDGLKPQPLLIPVRLKIALNERQAAKENSSLLNQMGIDLQLDGDHVTLRAVPLPLRTQNLQILIPELLGYLARQQENTATQLAQWLAQRQETAYSDWNHSQAINLLAELERLCPQLLKSPPSGLLQPIEIESAVNALKHE; this is encoded by the coding sequence ATGCCGATTCAAATTTTACCGCCACAACTGGCTAACCAGATTGCGGCGGGTGAAGTCGTTGAGCGTCCTGCATCGGTGGTCAAAGAGCTGGTGGAGAACAGTCTGGATGCTGGCGCTACGCGCATTGAAGTTGATATTGAAAAGGGTGGCGCAAAGCTTATCCGGATCCGTGACAACGGCTGCGGCATCGTTAAAGCTGAGCTGTCGATGGCGCTGGCCCGGCACGCTACCAGCAAAATAGCCTCACTGGATGACCTGGAAGCGATTATGAGTCTGGGCTTTCGCGGTGAAGCGCTGGCCAGCATTAGTTCGGTCTCCCGCCTGACCTTAACCTCACGTACCGCCGATCAAACTGAAGCCTGGCAGGCCTATGCGGAAGGGCGTGACATGACGGTGACAGTTAAACCGGCAGCGCATCCCTGCGGCACCACGCTGGAAGTGCTGGATCTTTTTTATAACACCCCGGCACGCCGCAAGTTTATGCGCACGGAGAAAACCGAATTCGGCCATATCGACGAAGTGATTCGTCGTATTGCGCTGGCACGTTTTGACGTGGCGATATCATTAAGTCACAACGGTAAAATGATGCGTCAGTACCGTGCTGTCAGTGAGGAGAGTCAGCGTGAACGGCGACTGGCGGCAATCTGCGGCACCACCTTTATGCAGCATGCGCTGCGAATTGACTGGCAACATGATGACCTCTCGCTGCGTGGCTGGGTCGCCGATCCCGCAGGGTCGCGACAGGTCACCGATCTGCAGTATTGCTACGTCAATGGCCGGATGATGCGCGACAAGCTGATCAATCATGCTATCCGTCAGGCATTCCAGACACAGCTTCAGGATGACCAGCAGCCCGCTTACGTGCTTTATCTGGAGATCGATCCGCATCAGGTGGATGTCAACGTTCACCCGGCCAAGCATGAAGTACGATTTCACCAGTCACGTCTGGTACATGACTTTATTTATCAGGGCGTGGTCAGCGCGCTTCAGGCGATGGCGGCACCCACCTTACCCGCGCTGCAGGCCGAAGAACCCGCGCCACGCTGGCAGCCTGAAAATCGTCAGGCGGCCGGGGGAAATCATTTTGCGCAGCCTGCAGCGTCTGCCAGTGAGACAAAACCCTCGTCCGCGCGTGAAACACCGCCTGCCTGGCAAAACAAAGAGAATGTTTATCGTCAGCGTGAAGGTGCGGTTTATCAGCAACTGCTGAAAACCCCTTCTGGCCCCCCCTCGTCCGGCACCACACCGCCGCTGAGCGCCCGCGAGCCAGCACCGCGTCCGGCCGCGAAACCCTCGCCGCTGGCCCCCCATGCCCAGAGTTTTGGCCGGGTGCTGACGATTTTGCACAATCACTTTGCGCTGCTGGAGCAGGACCAGACATTAATGCTGATGTCGCTGCCGGTTGCGGCACGCTGGCTGAAACTGGCTCAGCTGGAACCGGGTGAAGACGGGCTTAAGCCGCAGCCGCTACTGATTCCGGTCAGGCTGAAAATTGCGCTGAATGAACGACAGGCAGCAAAAGAAAACAGTAGTCTGCTCAATCAGATGGGTATCGATCTTCAGCTCGATGGTGACCACGTGACGCTGCGCGCGGTGCCTTTACCGTTACGAACACAAAATTTACAAATCTTGATTCCTGAGCTGTTAGGCTATCTCGCCCGGCAGCAGGAGAACACTGCGACGCAACTGGCCCAGTGGCTGGCGCAGCGTCAGGAAACAGCGTACTCCGACTGGAATCACTCACAGGCGATCAACCTGCTGGCAGAGCTTGAACGGCTTTGCCCACAGCTGCTGAAATCGCCGCCTTCAGGCTTATTACAGCCCATAGAGATTGAGAGCGCGGTCAACGCGTTGAAGCATGAGTGA
- the miaA gene encoding tRNA (adenosine(37)-N6)-dimethylallyltransferase MiaA, with amino-acid sequence MSELNQAGRPKAIFLMGPTASGKTALAIELRKHLPVELISVDSALIYRQMDIGTAKPSAEELAVAPHRLLDIRDPAEAYSAAEFRRDALAEMAEIVAAGRIPLLVGGTMLYFKALLEGLSPLPSADPDVRQRIEQTAREKGWDALHRQLCEIDPVAGSRIHPNDPQRLSRALEVFFISGKTLTELTKTSGEALPYDVQQFAIAPASRELLHQRIALRFEQMLASGFEAEARALFARGDLHTDMPSIRCVGYRQMWSYLSGEIDHSEMVYRGICATRQLAKRQITWLRGWENVHWLDSDEPRLALDTVLQVLSAKHG; translated from the coding sequence ATGAGTGAATTAAACCAGGCTGGCCGGCCAAAGGCTATTTTTTTGATGGGACCTACAGCTTCGGGTAAGACCGCTTTAGCGATTGAGTTGCGTAAGCACTTACCCGTGGAACTTATCAGCGTTGATTCTGCCCTTATTTATCGTCAGATGGATATTGGTACGGCGAAACCGTCGGCTGAAGAGTTAGCAGTGGCGCCCCATCGTCTGCTCGACATCCGCGATCCCGCAGAAGCCTATTCGGCAGCGGAGTTCCGGCGGGATGCTTTAGCAGAAATGGCGGAAATCGTTGCAGCCGGACGAATACCGTTGCTTGTTGGTGGAACCATGCTCTACTTCAAGGCGTTACTTGAAGGATTGTCGCCGTTGCCCTCGGCCGATCCTGATGTTCGTCAGCGGATAGAGCAAACGGCGCGTGAAAAAGGCTGGGATGCTTTACACCGCCAGCTTTGTGAAATCGACCCGGTTGCCGGCAGTCGTATTCATCCGAATGATCCGCAGAGACTTTCGCGAGCACTGGAAGTTTTTTTTATTTCGGGTAAAACTTTAACGGAACTGACAAAAACATCCGGTGAAGCGTTACCCTACGACGTGCAACAGTTTGCCATCGCCCCCGCGAGCCGCGAACTGCTGCACCAGCGTATCGCGTTGCGTTTTGAGCAGATGTTAGCGTCAGGATTTGAAGCGGAGGCTCGGGCCCTGTTTGCACGAGGTGATTTGCATACGGACATGCCTTCCATTCGTTGTGTTGGCTATCGTCAGATGTGGTCTTATTTATCGGGCGAAATCGATCACAGCGAAATGGTTTATCGGGGAATTTGCGCGACCCGGCAACTTGCTAAGCGACAGATAACCTGGTTACGCGGTTGGGAAAATGTTCACTGGCTTGACAGTGACGAGCCCCGGCTGGCGCTTGATACAGTGTTACAGGTTCTTAGTGCGAAGCATGGGTGA
- the hfq gene encoding RNA chaperone Hfq produces the protein MAKGQSLQDPFLNALRRERVPVSIYLVNGIKLQGQIESFDQFVILLKNTVSQMVYKHAISTVVPSRPVSHHSNNTGGGGSNNYHQGGSNTTAQPQPQQDGDSAE, from the coding sequence ATGGCTAAGGGGCAATCATTACAAGACCCGTTTTTGAACGCACTGCGTCGTGAACGTGTTCCGGTTTCGATTTATCTGGTTAACGGTATTAAGCTGCAGGGTCAGATTGAGTCATTTGATCAGTTCGTCATTTTGTTGAAAAACACGGTAAGTCAGATGGTTTATAAGCATGCCATTTCTACCGTTGTTCCTTCGCGCCCGGTTTCTCACCATAGCAATAATACCGGCGGCGGCGGCAGCAACAATTATCATCAGGGCGGCAGCAACACAACTGCGCAGCCACAGCCACAACAAGACGGTGATAGCGCAGAATAA
- the hflX gene encoding ribosome rescue GTPase HflX translates to MFDRYEAGEQAVLVHIWFSQDKEVEDLQEFETLVSSAGVEALQVVTGSRKAPHPKYFVGEGKAVEIADAVKTTGASVVLFDHALTPAQERNLERLCECRVIDRTGLILDIFAQRARTHEGKLQVELAQLRHLATRLVRGWTHLERQKGGIGLRGPGETQLETDRRLLRGRISQILSRLERVEKQREQGRQSRAKADVPTVSLVGYTNAGKSTLFNAMTSANVFAADQLFATLDPTLRRLNVADVGDVVLADTVGFIRHLPHDLVAAFKATLQETRQATLLMHVIDGADLRVTENIAAVDAVLEEIEADEIPTLLVMNKIDMLDGFEPRIDRNEENLPIRVWLSAQTGVGIPLLWQALSERLAGEIAQHALRLPPEAGRLRSRFYQLQAIEKEWNEEDGSVGLQIRMPIIEWMRLCKQEPSLTSYIV, encoded by the coding sequence TTGTTTGACCGTTATGAAGCCGGTGAGCAGGCCGTACTGGTACACATCTGGTTCTCCCAAGACAAAGAAGTAGAAGATTTACAGGAGTTTGAAACCCTGGTTTCTTCTGCTGGCGTTGAGGCGCTGCAAGTGGTTACTGGCAGCCGTAAAGCGCCGCACCCCAAGTATTTTGTCGGTGAAGGAAAGGCCGTTGAAATTGCCGATGCGGTAAAAACAACTGGAGCATCGGTCGTGTTATTCGATCATGCCCTCACGCCCGCTCAGGAAAGAAACCTCGAGCGCCTGTGCGAATGCCGCGTCATAGATCGCACTGGTTTAATTCTGGATATCTTCGCCCAGCGTGCACGTACCCACGAAGGTAAATTGCAGGTTGAGCTGGCACAGTTACGCCATCTTGCGACACGTCTGGTACGTGGCTGGACTCACCTTGAACGCCAGAAAGGCGGGATCGGTTTGCGTGGTCCGGGTGAAACACAGTTAGAAACAGACCGACGACTGCTGCGCGGACGAATCAGTCAGATTTTGTCTCGTCTTGAGCGGGTTGAAAAACAGCGTGAGCAGGGACGTCAGTCTCGTGCCAAAGCGGATGTGCCAACGGTTTCGCTGGTGGGTTATACCAACGCCGGCAAGTCGACCCTCTTTAACGCCATGACTTCTGCCAACGTCTTTGCCGCAGACCAGCTGTTTGCGACCCTTGATCCCACACTGCGCCGCCTGAATGTTGCCGATGTCGGAGATGTGGTGCTGGCAGACACGGTCGGCTTTATTCGCCATCTTCCTCACGATCTGGTTGCCGCTTTTAAAGCCACACTGCAGGAGACGCGTCAGGCGACGCTGTTAATGCACGTGATTGATGGCGCGGACCTGCGCGTGACAGAAAATATCGCCGCTGTTGATGCCGTACTGGAAGAGATTGAAGCGGATGAAATCCCGACGTTACTGGTAATGAATAAAATCGATATGCTTGACGGTTTTGAACCGCGTATCGATCGTAACGAAGAGAATCTGCCCATTCGCGTCTGGCTCTCCGCTCAGACCGGTGTGGGTATTCCGCTGCTATGGCAGGCGCTCTCTGAACGTCTGGCGGGTGAAATTGCCCAGCATGCGTTACGTCTGCCACCGGAAGCGGGGCGACTTCGTAGCCGTTTCTATCAGTTGCAGGCGATTGAGAAAGAGTGGAATGAAGAAGACGGCAGTGTAGGATTGCAGATACGTATGCCCATCATTGAATGGATGCGTTTATGTAAGCAGGAACCGTCGCTGACCAGTTACATCGTTTGA
- the hflK gene encoding FtsH protease activity modulator HflK — translation MAWNQPGNNGQDRDPWGSSNNQGGNSGGNKGGRESGPPDLDDIFRKLSKKLGGLGGGKQSDNGQRGSGSGGKIVGIVAVAAVVIWAASGFYTIKEAERGVVTRFGKFSHLVEPGLNWKPTFIDQVRAVNVESVRELAASGVMLTSDENVVRVEMNVQYRVTDPERYLYAVTSADDSLRQATDSALRGVIGRSTMDRILTEGRTVVRSETQREIDETIRPYNMGVAVVDVNFQAARPPEEVKSAFDDAIAARENREQYVREAEAYANEVQPRANGRAQRILEEARAYKERTVLEAQGEVARFAKILPEYKAAPEITKERLYIETMERVLSHTRKVLVNDRGNNLMVLPLDQLMRGTQAAPGQSGQKGSNSSSLPAISDRGASRNDTSSYSPDNIMDQRRANAQRSDSQREGRE, via the coding sequence ATGGCGTGGAATCAGCCCGGAAATAACGGACAGGACCGCGACCCGTGGGGAAGCAGCAATAATCAAGGCGGCAACTCTGGGGGAAATAAGGGAGGACGGGAATCCGGGCCTCCTGATCTGGATGATATCTTCCGTAAGCTGAGCAAGAAGCTTGGTGGACTGGGCGGTGGCAAACAGAGCGACAACGGTCAACGCGGCTCCGGCAGCGGTGGCAAAATTGTTGGCATCGTGGCTGTTGCTGCTGTAGTCATCTGGGCTGCAAGCGGTTTCTACACCATCAAAGAAGCGGAGCGTGGCGTAGTGACGCGTTTCGGTAAGTTCAGTCACCTGGTCGAACCCGGCCTGAACTGGAAACCTACATTCATTGATCAGGTTCGTGCGGTTAACGTTGAATCAGTACGTGAACTGGCGGCTTCAGGTGTCATGCTGACTTCGGACGAGAACGTTGTGCGTGTCGAAATGAACGTGCAGTACCGCGTGACCGATCCGGAACGTTATCTTTATGCAGTCACCAGCGCGGACGACAGCCTGCGTCAGGCAACTGACAGCGCGCTGCGCGGCGTGATTGGTCGTTCCACCATGGACCGCATTCTGACTGAAGGCCGTACCGTGGTGCGTAGCGAAACCCAGCGTGAAATCGATGAGACGATTCGCCCTTACAACATGGGCGTCGCGGTTGTGGACGTTAACTTCCAGGCTGCCCGTCCGCCGGAAGAAGTGAAGTCTGCCTTTGATGACGCGATTGCGGCACGCGAAAACCGTGAGCAGTACGTCCGTGAAGCAGAAGCTTACGCCAACGAAGTTCAGCCTCGAGCTAACGGCCGTGCGCAACGTATTCTGGAAGAGGCGCGTGCATACAAAGAGCGTACCGTTCTGGAAGCCCAGGGTGAAGTGGCGCGATTCGCCAAAATTCTGCCGGAATATAAAGCCGCGCCTGAAATCACCAAAGAGCGTCTTTATATCGAGACGATGGAACGTGTGCTGAGCCATACCCGCAAAGTCCTGGTTAACGATCGGGGTAATAACCTGATGGTGCTGCCGCTGGATCAACTGATGCGTGGCACCCAGGCTGCACCGGGCCAGAGCGGTCAGAAGGGCAGTAACAGTTCTTCGCTGCCGGCTATCTCCGATCGCGGCGCCAGCCGCAATGACACGTCGTCATACAGTCCGGACAACATCATGGATCAGCGTCGGGCCAATGCTCAGCGCAGCGACAGCCAGCGCGAAGGGAGAGAGTAA
- the hflC gene encoding protease modulator HflC: MRKPIVFLIIVVLVALYASLFVVQEGERGIVLRFGKVLRDGENKPQVFAPGLHFKIPFLETVKTLDARIQTMDNQADRFVTKEKKDLIVDSYIKWRISDFSRYYLATGGGDVSQAEVLLKRKFSDRLRSEMGRLDVKDIVTDSRGRLTTDVRDALNTGSAGSDDEIATPAADDAIASAAARVERETNSSEPAPNPNSMAALGIQVMDVRIKQINLPTEVSDAIFNRMRAEREAVARSQRSQGQEEAEKLRAQADYQVTRTLAEAQREALITRGDGDAETARLFADAFSKDPDFYAFIRSLRAYENSFSENQDVMVLSPDSDFFRYMKAPSNATR, translated from the coding sequence ATGCGTAAGCCAATAGTATTTTTGATCATTGTCGTGCTGGTGGCGCTCTATGCGTCGCTGTTTGTGGTGCAGGAAGGGGAGCGAGGCATTGTTCTGCGCTTCGGCAAAGTCCTGCGCGATGGTGAAAACAAACCGCAGGTGTTTGCGCCGGGCCTGCATTTCAAGATCCCATTCCTGGAAACGGTTAAAACGCTGGATGCGCGCATTCAGACCATGGATAACCAGGCCGATCGCTTCGTCACTAAAGAGAAGAAAGATCTGATCGTCGACTCTTACATCAAGTGGCGTATTAGCGACTTCAGTCGCTACTACCTGGCTACCGGCGGCGGCGATGTCTCTCAGGCGGAAGTGCTGCTGAAACGTAAGTTCAGTGACCGCTTGCGTTCTGAAATGGGCCGTCTGGATGTGAAAGATATCGTAACGGACTCTCGTGGTCGCCTGACGACGGATGTGCGTGACGCGCTGAACACCGGTTCTGCTGGCAGCGATGATGAAATCGCAACGCCTGCGGCCGATGACGCTATTGCCAGTGCAGCGGCTCGTGTAGAGCGTGAAACCAACAGCAGCGAGCCGGCGCCCAATCCGAACAGTATGGCGGCATTAGGTATTCAGGTGATGGATGTGCGCATCAAGCAGATCAACCTGCCGACTGAGGTTTCCGATGCGATCTTCAACCGTATGCGTGCCGAGCGTGAAGCGGTAGCGCGTAGCCAGCGTTCGCAGGGTCAGGAAGAGGCTGAAAAACTGCGTGCTCAGGCCGATTATCAGGTGACACGTACTCTGGCTGAAGCCCAGCGTGAAGCGCTGATTACACGTGGTGATGGTGATGCGGAAACGGCGCGGTTGTTTGCCGATGCGTTCAGCAAAGATCCTGACTTCTACGCTTTCATTCGTAGCCTGCGCGCCTATGAAAACAGCTTCAGTGAAAATCAGGATGTGATGGTGTTAAGTCCGGATAGCGACTTCTTCCGATATATGAAGGCGCCCTCTAACGCGACACGTTAA
- a CDS encoding DUF2065 domain-containing protein: MKTSIWMALALVLVLEGLGPMFMPRAWRRMILTMSRLPDRLLHRFGGGLVVAGMVIYCMLSLHGNL; encoded by the coding sequence ATGAAAACGAGCATCTGGATGGCACTGGCGCTGGTATTAGTGCTGGAAGGGTTGGGACCGATGTTTATGCCACGCGCCTGGCGACGCATGATCCTGACGATGAGCCGTTTACCCGATCGCCTGCTGCACCGATTTGGTGGTGGACTGGTGGTGGCTGGCATGGTGATCTATTGCATGCTGAGTCTGCACGGCAACCTGTAA
- a CDS encoding adenylosuccinate synthase yields MGKNVVVLGTQWGDEGKGKIVDLLTERANYVVRYQGGHNAGHTLVINGEKTVLHLIPSGILRDNVTSIIGNGVVLSPEALMKEMKGLEARGIPVRERLLISEACPLILQYHVAMDMARERARGAKAIGTTGRGIGPAYEDKVARRALRVSDLFNKETFAAKLKEVVDFYNFQLVEYYKEPAVDFDKVLSDVMEVADILTGMVVDVSELLDVARKRGDLIMFEGAQGTLLDIDHGTYPYVTSSNTTAGGVATGSGIGPRYVDYVLGIVKAYSTRVGAGPFPTELFDETGEFLCAQGNEFGATTGRRRRTGWLDAVAVRRAVQINSLSGFCMTKLDVLDGLKEVKICVAYRMPDGREVTTTPLAAENWEGIEPVYETLPGWSETTFGVKTLEGLPQAARDYIKRVEEVTGVPIDIISTGPDRSETMILRDPFDA; encoded by the coding sequence ATGGGTAAGAACGTCGTCGTACTGGGCACCCAATGGGGTGACGAAGGTAAAGGTAAGATTGTAGACCTTCTGACTGAGCGCGCGAATTACGTTGTGCGTTATCAAGGCGGCCACAATGCGGGCCACACGCTTGTCATCAACGGTGAAAAAACCGTCCTCCACCTGATCCCTTCTGGCATTCTGCGCGATAACGTGACCAGCATCATTGGTAACGGCGTAGTGCTCTCTCCTGAAGCCTTAATGAAAGAGATGAAAGGCCTGGAAGCGCGCGGAATTCCGGTACGCGAGCGTCTGCTGATTTCTGAAGCCTGTCCGCTGATCCTGCAATATCATGTTGCGATGGATATGGCGCGTGAACGTGCCCGTGGTGCCAAAGCGATTGGTACGACTGGCCGTGGCATCGGTCCTGCTTATGAAGATAAAGTTGCCCGTCGTGCACTGCGCGTCAGCGACCTGTTTAATAAAGAAACATTTGCCGCCAAACTGAAAGAAGTCGTCGATTTCTACAACTTCCAGCTGGTGGAGTATTACAAAGAGCCGGCAGTCGACTTCGATAAAGTGCTGAGCGATGTGATGGAAGTCGCTGACATCCTGACTGGCATGGTGGTTGACGTCTCTGAACTGCTGGATGTCGCGCGTAAGCGTGGCGATCTGATTATGTTTGAAGGTGCGCAGGGTACGCTGCTGGATATCGATCACGGGACTTATCCGTACGTGACCTCATCCAACACGACCGCAGGTGGTGTTGCAACCGGTTCAGGCATTGGTCCGCGTTATGTCGACTACGTTCTGGGTATTGTGAAAGCTTACTCAACCCGCGTTGGTGCAGGCCCGTTCCCGACCGAACTGTTCGACGAAACCGGCGAATTCCTCTGTGCGCAGGGTAATGAGTTTGGTGCGACCACCGGCCGCCGCCGCCGTACCGGCTGGCTGGATGCAGTAGCGGTTCGCCGCGCGGTTCAGATCAACTCCCTGTCAGGTTTCTGCATGACCAAGCTGGACGTGCTGGATGGCCTGAAAGAGGTGAAAATCTGTGTGGCTTACCGTATGCCTGATGGTCGCGAAGTGACCACCACGCCACTGGCGGCAGAGAACTGGGAAGGCATTGAGCCGGTTTACGAGACCCTGCCAGGCTGGAGCGAGACAACGTTTGGCGTGAAGACGCTGGAAGGTTTGCCTCAGGCCGCGCGTGATTACATCAAGCGTGTTGAAGAGGTAACAGGTGTGCCGATTGATATCATCTCAACCGGTCCCGATCGTAGTGAAACGATGATTCTGCGCGACCCGTTTGACGCATAA
- the nsrR gene encoding nitric oxide-sensing transcriptional repressor NsrR, with translation MQLTSFTDYGLRALIYLASLPEGQQTNITEVTNTYGLSRNHMVKIINQLSRAGYVAATRGKNGGIRLGMPARQIVIGDVVRKMEPLQLVDCASCSITPACRLKQALHDAVQRFLQELDNYTLADLVEGNTPLYEIILSRSPVAINIK, from the coding sequence GTGCAGCTCACGAGTTTTACTGATTATGGCTTACGCGCCCTGATTTATCTGGCATCGTTGCCAGAAGGTCAGCAGACCAATATTACGGAAGTGACAAACACCTATGGTTTGTCCCGCAATCATATGGTCAAAATCATCAATCAGCTGAGCCGGGCGGGCTATGTCGCCGCCACGCGTGGTAAAAACGGCGGCATTCGTTTGGGTATGCCAGCGCGCCAGATTGTCATTGGCGACGTGGTACGTAAGATGGAGCCACTACAACTGGTTGACTGCGCCTCCTGTTCCATCACGCCAGCCTGTCGTCTGAAGCAGGCATTACATGATGCAGTGCAGCGATTTTTGCAGGAGCTGGATAACTATACCCTGGCAGACCTGGTCGAAGGCAATACACCACTTTATGAGATCATCTTGTCCAGATCGCCAGTGGCAATAAATATTAAATGA